The following proteins come from a genomic window of Lycium ferocissimum isolate CSIRO_LF1 chromosome 4, AGI_CSIRO_Lferr_CH_V1, whole genome shotgun sequence:
- the LOC132051550 gene encoding G-type lectin S-receptor-like serine/threonine-protein kinase LECRK2, translating into MLKVKTCPAFSPIGIMALYFLIVLFIFGSARAQSNPPNTIELGFSLHPTAQPTAWYSASGHFAFGFYPQGSGYKVGIWLVGGSNNTIVWTAFPDDLEVSADSTLAFIDGKVVLKTSNSDDKTVAGSSESAFYANLLDNGNFVVYNQDHKAIYESFNSPTDTILGGQNLTSGRKLVSSFSSTNHSSGRFRLSMQNDGNLVAYPKNLNQPVDAYWSSQNYCTGCRYHLFLNNRTGILLLINDTDSSVIRQLYTPLMQKDRAIYRATLDYDGNFRLYSHEFDSNGNSKMVVEWEAIDDLCLVKGFCGLNSYCIRSDHNAPSCMCLPGSYLRENDPTFGDCQRNFTRGNCINGKEDASVYKITTTTNLTWEDPPYFVTSFLGKEDCGKSCLEDCDCDASLFDENGQCMKHKLPLRYVKGDREGSRTAFFKVSNLAVQNPTTDSVKLPWVVILVLLISFVMYSGTALAFSGFYVFKFRIIKYRKLLQTGTTGLTKDFILRTCSYRELKRATNGFKEELGKGAFGAVYKGSFDKGQSLVAVKRLEKVVDEGEREFRAEMRVIGRTRHRNLVRLLGYCAEGSKRALVYEYMSNGCLANLLFRGATRPDWNLRVNVALDVARGILYLHEECEAPIIHCDIKPQNILLDELLTAKISDFGLAKLLMPDQTRTFTGVRGTRGYLAPEWQTNVPISVKVDVYSYGIVLLEIICCRRNIEVYVTNIEEIQLSKWAYSCLVDSELDKLVGSEEVDKKTLEGMISVAIWCIQDEPALRPPMKKVLQMLQGIIDIPVPPCPSPSS; encoded by the coding sequence aTGTTAAAAGTTAAAACTTGTCCTGCTTTCTCCCCCATTGGTATCATGGCTCTATATTTCTTAATTGTCCTGTTTATCTTTGGATCCGCTAGAGCTCAATCAAATCCACCTAATACAATAGAATTAGGATTTTCTCTTCATCCCACTGCACAGCCTACAGCATGGTACTCAGCTTCAGGTCATTTCGCGTTTGGCTTTTATCCACAAGGAAGTGGTTACAAGGTAGGAATTTGGCTAGTGGGAGGCTCCAATAATACTATTGTGTGGACCGCGTTTCCTGACGATCTAGAAGTATCCGCTGATTCTACCTTGGCGTTCATTGATGGAAAGGTAGTTCTGAAAACAAGTAACAGCGACGATAAGACTGTTGCTGGTTCATCAGAATCTGCTTTCTATGCCAACTTGCTTGATAACGGTAACTTTGTGGTTTACAATCAAGATCATAAAGCTATCTATGAGAGTTTCAATTCTCCTACTGATACAATTTTAGGTGGTCAGAATTTAACAAGTGGGCGTAAATTGGTTTCTAGTTTCTCCTCCACAAATCATTCCTCAGGGCGATTTCGCCTCTCGATGCAGAACGACGGAAACCTTGTTGCATACCCCAAAAACTTGAATCAGCCAGTGGATGCCTATTGGTCTTCACAAAATTACTGTACTGGTTGCAGATATCACCTGTTTCTTAACAACAGAACTGGCATCTTATTGCTGATCAATGACACTGATTCTTCAGTAATTCGACAATTGTACACTCCACTTATGCAGAAGGACAGAGCTATTTATCGAGCCACACTAGATTATGATGGGAATTTTCGACTCTATTCTCATGAATTCGACTCCAATGGTAATTCTAAAATGGTAGTGGAGTGGGAGGCGATCGATGATCTCTGTCTTGTGAAGGGTTTCTGTGGCCTTAACAGTTATTGCATTAGAAGTGATCACAATGCACCCTCTTGTATGTGTCTACCAGGGTCATACTTGAGAGAGAATGATCCAACCTTTGGTGATTGTCAACGGAACTTCACTAGAGGAAATTGCATTAATGGGAAAGAAGATGCAAGCGTCTATAAGATTACTACTACAACCAATTTGACCTGGGAGGATCCTCCTTACTTTGTTACATCATTTCTAGGAAAAGAAGATTGCGGCAAATCTTGTTTGGAGGACTGTGATTGTGATGCTTCCCTCTTCGATGAAAATGGCCAGTGTATGAAACACAAGCTGCCTTTGAGGTATGTCAAAGGTGATCGTGAAGGATCTCGCACTGCTTTCTTTAAAGTCAGCAATCTAGCAGTGCAAAATCCAACAACGGATTCAGTGAAGCTACCATGGGTGGTGATCTTGGTTTTATTGATAAGTTTTGTTATGTATTCAGGTACTGCTCTTGCATTTTCAGGATTTTATGTCTTCAAATTCCGGATAATAAAGTACAGGAAGCTATTGCAGACAGGAACCACAGGCTTAACGAAAGACTTCATACTCAGAACTTGCTCTTACAGGGAGCTAAAACGGGCAACTAATGGTTTCAAGGAGGAACTAGGAAAGGGTGCTTTCGGAGCAGTTTACAAAGGGAGCTTTGATAAAGGTCAAAGCCTTGTGGCAGTGAAGAGGCTAGAGAAAGTAGTCGACGAAGGTGAAAGGGAGTTCAGAGCAGAAATGAGGGTCATTGGTAGAACTCGACACAGAAATTTGGTTCGTTTGCTTGGATATTGTGCTGAAGGCTCAAAAAGAGCTCTAGTTTATGAATATATGAGCAATGGTTGCCTAGCAAATCTCTTGTTCCGAGGAGCTACTCGCCCTGATTGGAACCTCAGAGTGAATGTTGCACTAGATGTCGCCAGGGGAATCCTTTACCTCCATGAAGAATGTGAAGCTCCAATTATCCACTGTGATATAAAACCACAAAACATCTTACTCGATGAGTTGTTGACAGCTAAAATCTCAGACTTCGGGCTGGCCAAGCTACTAATGCCTGATCAAACAAGAACATTCACTGGTGTAAGAGGGACTAGAGGGTATTTGGCACCAGAATGGCAAACAAATGTCCCAATCTCTGTCAAGGTTGATGTGTACAGCTATGGTATTGTGTTGCTAGAAATCATTTGCTGCAGAAGAAATATTGAAGTCTATGTGACTAATATAGAAGAAATCCAGCTGTCTAAATGGGCATATAGTTGCCTTGTAGATAGTGAACTGGACAAGCTTGTTGGAAGTGAAGAAGTAGACAAGAAGACCTTGGAGGGAATGATTTCTGTGGCGATCTGGTGCATTCAGGATGAACCAGCCCTTCGTCCTCCCATGAAAAAAGTATTACAGATGTTACAGGGAATCATTGATATTCCAGTTCCTCCATGTCCAAGTCCCAGTAGTTAA